In Procambarus clarkii isolate CNS0578487 chromosome 25, FALCON_Pclarkii_2.0, whole genome shotgun sequence, the following proteins share a genomic window:
- the LOC123756359 gene encoding uncharacterized protein isoform X1 — MKVTYELLLLWVAVVSLWSSFSYTTAAINHHIKDHPIRYFTERALPSTRESNSDNNVRGEFAYNKIWISKPDRRGLWKRQINNKGSWRRPEHGRDWTRINITSPWDLNKRSASQTSFSALKLVTSNKDLASPLFGIRDFIVDSKIPIEVSTKGSESSPTVSEAYDMDTNSLSIGSKSSEINSRALENLSQGQGEASIHLSQPNSNVRSAATDTKRPVAQVLSAGTSATMAKSPYVNSNLRCFCPNKICYNFEIGSSYLVRDLVSKETVQSTVDYVDSEVCTGESKRVGIESREELHFLVSCLLCNNTNFGGTKNMTNILTSGLVMSEDQDQLKIHNGVTGEWTGWDTAVDPSVTEKGIVVLDPNTGMPVAEQHIMPRINYALLLPGDFKMSCDAENTYEEWGLLSYNAKKSAIIMTGYVICETKMNFTTLAPQTSTTTTTTTTQGSKTPSSTTVTTTSSLSTTSKTPDGCCQLPQTNLMDLTELASGTLTNMPRGVSEVCPGQVVEVGCRLGYSGSLELGCDATGPSLVVTTDSCVLNWILDVQDMVESRNVSAVAIADQVKNNTLQHQQLTYNDLSTLNGVVSNLNSLFQDQVKEINETEQRVVQALNYTTKVLGITSDILSVPPTWTGLKTMEAGQMGSFLLLNLETSGFIVADQVTNDTVTFLEPQVNMTVISTPREELSGKELYLPGPSEPTFLHLPQDFVTLFPEKQPQAKLVGFFLQQQAASLALPASLSRNVPHARYKIINSLVVSLTLDKAGNSANFTSLTDGVLLSFRHTVKESGPYFRDLYRDARPGEVATPVPATARCVYWEDSFSMWAPEGCDLVNSTPQATFCRCSHLTMIAILTDLHHHVGRDPVLDTLGTILTSASCLSLLAAFSIFHFIKSLQGPRTAITKQLCVSLGCSHLLLLLLLDPDFLKQSKTMCEVSATILHYWVTASVCWMLSQGAHLLQTVVHVLSPTTAMPAYWLVGYGVPAVVVVVTLLVAYGAGTWLTQNAYAPPDSEYCWLSTDGYIWAFTGPLLVVIVVNTLSMIMALRSAAVLRANKRKTLPQQVRLWVKGCFSLNCLLGCTWVFGLLYINTGHVFAYLFTILNASQGIMILVLHCFVNRTVRKAVISNLPECLFKCLPKRGKPAPMRPPSPIRKSVVPSPASSNPQRDPKSRQHPTACTCNHRQHNIRDLQHCGKCRRHSERENCVASNLSYCSSNDGLHGDNDHRQYCNNLKHKFCSNYQQCSDDDRLQRSDDDRQQRSDDDRQQHRPDDDRQHRSDDDRQQHRPDDDRQHRSDDDRQHRSDDDRQQHHPDDDRQQRSDDDRQHSSRMAPAPLQISPSLTNRVSRAGSEWSNSTRFSYISDGPGSENSSVRRISLESYGSSISDESLTSSPNLASSGSSEGSYRAIVVSPEMPQGPHDDRLDGVESDNLRFVPGFDSILECDERSPRSENAISFF, encoded by the exons ATGAAAGTGACTTACGAACTGTTGCTTTTGTGGGTTGCGGTAGTGTCCTTGTGGTCGTCCTTTTCCTACACCACTgccgccatcaaccaccacatAAAAGACCACCCTATACGCTACTTTACAGAGAGGGCGCTGCCCTCTACGAGAGAATCCAATTCTGATAATAATGTTCGCGGTGAATTTGCCTACAATAAGATATGGATTAGCAAACCTGATCGTAGAGGTCTCTGGAAGAGGCAGATCAATAACAAGGGATCGTGGAGGAGACCTGAACACGGTAGAGATTGGACGAGAATTAACATAACGTCACCGTGGGACCTAAACAAGAGAAGCGCAAGTCAGACCAGCTTTTCAGCGCTGAAACTTGTTACATCTAATAAGGACCTTGCGTCTCCACTCTTTGGCATTCGGGATTTTATTGTTGATTCTAAAATCCCTATAGAAGTCTCTACAAAAGGTTCTGAATCATCTCCAACAGTCTCTGAAGCCTATGACATGGACACTAACTCCCTTTCAATAGGCTCCAAATCATCGGAGATTAATAGCAGAGCACTCGAGAATCTGTCTCAAGGCCAGGGAGAAGCTTCAATTCACTTGAGTCAACCAAACAGCAACGTTCGTTCAGCAGCCACAGATACCAAACGTCCAGTGGCGCAGGTCTTGTCTGCCGGGACTTCAGCTACGATGGCCAAGTCTCCCTACGTCAACTCCAACCTCCGTTGTTTTTGTCCCAACAAAATCTGCTACAACTTCGAAATTGGAAGCTCGTACCTAGTTCGCG ATTTAGTCTCAAAGGAGACCGTGCAGAGCACGGTCGATTACGTGGACTCAGAGGTATGTACAGGAGAGAGCAAGAGGGTAGGCATTGAGAGTAGGGAGGAGCTGCATTTCCTGGTCTCCTGCCTTCTGTGCAACAACACCAACTTTGGAG GAACGAAGAACATGACGAACATTCTGACCTCCGGCCTGGTGATGAGCGAAGACCAAGACCAATTGAAGATCCACAACGGCGTGACTG GAGAGTGGACAGGATGGGACACTGCAGTGGACCCATCCGTGACTGAGAAGGGAATCGTCGTGCTCGACCCCAACACAGGAATGCCCGTGGCAGAGCAGCACATCATGCCACGAATAAATTACGCTCTGCTCCTCCCGGGCGACTTCAAGATGTCGTGTGACGCTG AAAACACCTACGAGGAATGGGGCCTCCTGAGCTACAATGCAAAGAAATCTGCAATAATTATGACTGGTTACGTCATCTGCGAAACTAAAATGAACTTCACGACTCTTGCACCCCAGACCTCCacgaccactactaccaccacgacACAAGGATCTAAGACCCCTTCGTCGACTACAGTCACGACTACATCGTCTTTATCCACTACATCAAAGACCCCtgatg GATGCTGCCAGCTGCCACAGACGAATCTGATGGATCTAACAGAGCTAGCCAGTGGAACACTGACGAATATGCCG CGTGGAGTGAGCGAGGTGTGTCCAGGGCAGGTGGTAGAGGTAGGCTGCCGCCTTGGGTACTCCGGCAGCTTGGAGCTGGGATGTgatgctacaggtccatcactggTGGTCACTACAGACTCCTGCGTTCTTAACTGGATCCTAGACGTCCAGGACATG GTAGAGTCGAGGAACGTCTCGGCCGTTGCCATAGCTGATCAGGTCAAGAACAACACTCTTCAGCACCAGCAGCTGACCTATAATGACCTCAGCACTCTAAATGGTGTTGTTTCCAACCTTAATAGTCTCTTTCAAGACCAG GTAAAGGAGATAAATGAGACCGAGCAGCGTGTGGTTCAGGCCCTGAACTACACCACTAAGGTGTTGGGGATAACTAGTGACATCCTAAGTGTACCACCCACATGGACAGGCCTCAAAACG ATGGAGGCCGGTCAAATGGGGTCCTTTCTCTTGTTGAACTTGGAGACGTCAGGATTCATCGTAGCTGACCAGGTCACCAATGATACCGTGACCTTCCTTGAACCCCAGGTCAACATGACTGTAATCTCCACACCCAG AGAGGAGTTATCTGGCAAAGAGCtgtacttacctggccccagcgaGCCGACCTTCTTACACCTGCCACAGGACTTCGTGACCCTTTTCCCAGAAAAGCAGCCGCAGGCCAAGCTGGTGGGATTCTTCCTGCAGCAGCAGGCAGCTTCCTTGGCTTTGCCAGCCAGTCTCAGTAG GAACGTGCCACACGCCAGATACAAAATTATCAACAGCCTGGTGGTGAGCCTGACATTGGACAAGGCGGGAAACTCTGCAAATTTCACGTCGCTGACTGATGGAGTTCTGTTGAGTTTCCGTCATACTGTTAAGGAGAGCGGTCCCTACTTCAG AGATCTGTACCGGGATGCCAGGCCGGGGGAGGTGGCCACGCCCGTCCCCGCTACTGCCCGCTGTGTCTACTGGGAGGACTCCTTCAG CATGTGGGCTCCTGAagggtgtgatctggtcaactcgACGCCTCAGGCGACCTTCTGCAGGTGTTCCCACCTCACCATGATCGCCATCCTCACTGACCTCCACCATCATGTT GGTCGTGACCCCGTGTTGGACACGCTGGGCACCATTCTCACCTCTGCTTCATGTCTCTCCCTACTGGCAGCCTTCAGCATCTTTCACTTCATCAA GAGTTTACAGGGCCCCCGCACCGCCATCACCAAGCAGCTGTGTGTCTCTCTGGGATGTTCACACCTCCTTCTCCTGCTCCTGCTAGATCCAGACTTCCTCAAACAATCAAAG ACCATGTGCGAGGTGTCTGCTACGATACTTCACTACTGGGTCACTGCTAGTGTGTGCTGGATGCTCAGCCAGGGAGCCCACCTGCTGCAGACGGTCGTCCACGTCCTCTCTCCAACCACAGCTATGCCCGCTTACTG GCTGGTCGGGTATGGTGTTccggccgtggtggtggtggtgaccctgctgGTGGCCTACGGCGCGGGCACCTGGCTGACGCAGAACGCGTACGCTCCTCCCGACAGTGAATA CTGTTGGCTCTCCACTGATGGATATATATGGGCCTTCACCGGACCTCtgctggtggtgattgtg GTAAACACCCTCAGCATGATCATGGCACTACGGTCTGCTGCCGTACTGAGGGCCAACAAACGGAAAACGCTTCCACAGCAAGTCAG GTTGTGGGTGAAGGGGTGCTTCTCCCTTAACTGTCTGCTGGGGTGCACCTGGGTGTTTGGTCTCCTCTACATCAACACCGGACACGTCTTTGCTTATCTCTTCACCATCCTCAACGCCTCTCAG GGCATCATGATTCTGGTGCTGCATTGCTTCGTAAACCGGACAGTTAGGAAGGCTGTTATCTCCAACCTGCCCGAGTGCCTTTTCAAATGCCTTCCTAAG CGCGGAAAACCCGCTCCTATGAGGCCACCCTCACCTATTAGAAAGTCGGTCGTCCCTTCTCCAGCCTCCAGTAATCCACAGCGGGACCCTAAGAGTCGACAACATCCCACAGCCTGCACTTGCAACCATCGCCAACACAACATCCGTGACCTCCAACACTGCGGGAAATGCCGGCGCCATAGCGAGCGTGAAAATTGCGTCGCCAGTAATCTATCGTATTGTTCCTCTAACGATGGGCTACACGGTGATAACGATCACCGACAATATTGCAACAATCTGAAACATAAATTTTGTAGCAATTACCAACAATGTTCTGACGACGATCGCCTGCAGCGCTCAGACGACGATCGGCAACAGCGCTCCGACGACGATCGCCAGCAGCACCGCCCCGACGACGATCGGCAGCACCGCTCCGACGACGATCGCCAGCAGCACCGCCCCGACGACGATCGGCAGCACCGCTCCGACGACGATCGGCAGCACCGCTCCGACGACGATCGCCAGCAGCACCACCCCGACGACGATCGACAACAGCGCTCAGACGACGATCGGCAGCACTCTTCTAG AATGGCACCGGCGCCACTGCAGATATCACCGTCACTGACCAACAGGGTCTCCAGAGCTGGTAGCGAGTGGTCCAACAGCACTCGATTCTCCTACATATCAG ACGGACCTGGCAGCGAGAACTCATCAGTGCGTAGGATATCACTCGAATCCTATGGATCCTCCATTTCGGATGAATCCTTGACATCCTCGCCAAACCTGGCATCCTCTGGCTCATCAGAAGGATCGTACAGAGCTATAGTAGTTTCCCCGGAGATGCCACAAGGTCCCCATGATGACAGGTTAGATGGGGTAGAGTCCGATAATCTACGCTTCGTTCCAGGATTCGACTCTATTTTGGAGTGTGATGAGAGAAGCCCTCGTTCTGAGAATGCTATATCCTTCTTCTAG